In Salmo salar chromosome ssa15, Ssal_v3.1, whole genome shotgun sequence, one genomic interval encodes:
- the spmip11 gene encoding testis-expressed protein 49 isoform X2 has translation MAFFGITNLGYQNPIGDKMLVNPRASASHRAPNQLYSVPLTDSQQCGWWMPNGGQGNTQERWTQVKRFPRKNSEMTKFVKEMSMTDREFSLF, from the exons ATGGCTTTCTTCGGGATAACAAATTTGGGCTATCAAAATCCCATCGGAGACAAGATGCTAGTGAATCCACGAGCGTCTGCTTCCCACCGCG CCCCGAACCAGCTGTACTCAGTGCCCCTGACAGACAGCCAGCAGTGTGGATGGTGGATGCCCAATGGAGGCCAAGGAAATACGCAGGAACGCTGGACCCAAGTCAAACGATTCCCCCGCAAGAACAGTGAGATGACGAA GTTTGTGAAAGAGATGTCAATGACGGACCGGGAGTTCAGCTTATTCTGA
- the spmip11 gene encoding testis-expressed protein 49 isoform X1 — MAFFGITNLGYQNPIGDKMLVNPRASASHRGKSTPDSLTFTDEVDLRSCTKQSRLPPIQAQRGPPKCTDTCSIYNQPPPFSSDIHQGSQERYREMLKRVQTPRSPNQLYSVPLTDSQQCGWWMPNGGQGNTQERWTQVKRFPRKNSEMTKFVKEMSMTDREFSLF; from the exons ATGGCTTTCTTCGGGATAACAAATTTGGGCTATCAAAATCCCATCGGAGACAAGATGCTAGTGAATCCACGAGCGTCTGCTTCCCACCGCG GTAAAAGCACGCCAGACTCCCTGACCTTTACAGATGAGGTTGATTTAAGGAGCTGTACCAAACAGTCAAGACTGCCCCCTATACAAGCCCAGAGGGGACCCCCAAAATGCACTGATACCTGCAGCATCTACAACCAGCCACCTCCCTTCAGCTCAGACATACACCAGGGGAGCCAGGAGCGATACAGAGAGATGCTCAAACGGGTTCAGACACCCAGAT CCCCGAACCAGCTGTACTCAGTGCCCCTGACAGACAGCCAGCAGTGTGGATGGTGGATGCCCAATGGAGGCCAAGGAAATACGCAGGAACGCTGGACCCAAGTCAAACGATTCCCCCGCAAGAACAGTGAGATGACGAA GTTTGTGAAAGAGATGTCAATGACGGACCGGGAGTTCAGCTTATTCTGA